Genomic window (Zingiber officinale cultivar Zhangliang chromosome 2B, Zo_v1.1, whole genome shotgun sequence):
TCACAGTTATGGTATGTTCCTTGAAACTTTTTGGCCTTCCCTTGGCTCTACCTTTTGTCGAGATACTTTCTCTTCTTGCCAGTGTTTAGTTCCATTAGAATTACCTTTGCAAATATAGGCATTTTTTGTTGATTCTGATTACTTGTAATTATCTTCTTTAATCGGTAGTCTTACACTCAGATCCTCAAGTCCCATCTTCTTTCGCTTGTGCTTTAGATAATTTTTGAATTCCCTCCATGAAGGTGGGAGTTTCTCGATTATCATGGCAACTTGAAAGGATTCATTTATTGTCATGCCCTCAACATACAAATTATGTAGGATCAACTATAACTCTTGGACTTGAGTCGTCATAGTTTTGGAATCAATCATTTTGAAGTCTAAGAATTTGCTGACGATGAATTTTTTCAGTCCAGCATCTTTTGTTTTGTGCTTCCTTTTGAGAGATTCTTATAACTATTTTGTAGTTGACATTGGACTATACACGTTgcataacgtgttgtccaagtcATTGAGGACATAATTTTGACATAAAAAGTCATTATGCCACCAAGTATCATATATCATGCTCTTTTTTTTATCAGTCTCGCCTTGAAATATACAGGGGTCATCTTCATGTAAGAACtttgcaaggtttaacatggttAGGTAAAATATCTTTTGCTATCACCTCTTGAAATCGATATCTATAAACTTCTTCGATTTTTCATCATGTGCTGTGGAACAGGAGCCATCGATGATGAATCCATCAAGATTGCACGAAAAAACTCGTCTTAAAATTGTTGGATCTAATGGTGGTGCAATCTGAGCGCGCAAAGAATGACGGTATAACACCGCTTTGGCGAAGTCGAGGCCagagttagactctatctctttaagatgaATTTACCCTGCACACAGTGCTCACAGAACACGGCAATCATTTCCCAAGATATAACGACTTTATCATACGATAGCGGTACTATAAATCGCAAGACCTCCAAACCGAAGAAGTTTCTTGAACTCTCCAAATATAAGTATggaatgcaatgcttgctttgATTTGAAATGGAATGAATTGAGTGAATCAAATGAGAATGTGAGAGATTTTATTTATACCAAACAAACGGGTATAAGAACCTCTTAGTTCAATTAAATCTTATCcatctaatttgaattggatgaTCTAAATTGCATCCCTTTCCAAGAGACATAATGTCTCTTCATTAGATTTATTCTTTTGAAATTAATGGTTAAAATTGAGCCAACAAAGAGACACATATCCCTTTCAAGTGGATGAACTAGATTTTTCCATCTTGATCGGTTTAAACCATTTCACCAATCTATTTGATTTCTCATTCACTCATTTAATTAGTTCAAAACCAATTTTACAACCGATAGACGGAGGTGGAATTAAGGGTGTGCAACTATTCAGTTAAACTGAAAAAATCAACCAAACCAATTTATTTCGAACATTCAGttcaataaatttagaaatttgatttttatttttaaaaatataaattaattcgattaaattttagtttttaaattaaaaaatttggttaacagaattattaaaaaaatatttttttattagattttatatacaatttataatatttatgttttatatttaatattatttgtaatttttgttattttaacctaattttattatttatttattttccataCATCAATAAATCTATCTAGCTATCTATATATATCCAtggagaagatgataatgaatCACATCATTGCAATGGGGAGCAATAGCAgagcctcctccttcctcctcctcctcctctttcttTTTGCGTCACAACCATGCTGGAAACCAGCCGCCGCTTCTCCTGGGCGATGGAGGACGGCCTGCAACGAGACAGAGGGCAGTGGTAGCCGATGCAGAGTGGAGGTGGAAGGGGAGGGGGAGGAAGCGGAAGAGTTTCAGTTCGATTCAGAGATCAGCAGAAGACTCCTCGCCGGAAGTGACTCCCGCGGAGTCAGTTATGCTGGTCTGGACCCAAATAAGCCGATCTGTTATAGTCAAAATGGCCAGCCGTACAACTGTGCTGGGCGTTCCGGAAACCCACCCAGCCGGGGCTGTAGTATTTATCAGCAATGTCGAGTTGGTGGATGATCAAGAACCCCGGCCCGGCGccgttaattaattatatatcatCCATGAATAACTAATTAAACTACTCAGTGTTGTGCTGGTCTGTGCTGATCAATATTAATTAAATGTATGATCGTTCATCTTCCATCGATTGACGTGTGTTTCCTATTCTATTTTGccgttgtattttttttttttttatgggtATGATCTGAGCGAAAGAGCGGCTAGCTTTTGGATACGTTGAggaaaaatgattttggaaataaGCTCGAACACGAAgggaaaaacaaagaaaagaaaggaaactGGCTGTCGAGATCATGGGTCTGAGTGCGTTTTAAATGGACTAAAGTAGTGAGCAATAAGTTAGTGGCAAAAattacaaatatttttttaaaaaaaatctaaagtaTTAAAaacaatatattttaaatatgaaatctaaattttaaaaatttatttataatatagttttttaaaggatttttaaaatagtttttaaaagaatttttaaaatagtttgtaaattattttttaaaatagtttttaaataatttttaaaatagtttttatattgatttttaaaatagtttttgaaagaatttttaaaataatttttatgttaaaataatttttaagataatttttgagttaaaataatttttaagataatttttgagttaaaataatttttaagttaaaatagttttaaaagttaattttaaataaatttttaagtttaaaaaaaaattaaagttaattttaagataaattttttttggattaaaatatatttttaaatttcgatatttaattttaattttaaattttaatctaaaattaaaattaaaatttaattttaattcaaaatttaattttgattcttagtcatctcacccgatctaaattttcaatcaggaaatcttatatttttgtgagatgaatttgattcaattatagggtttggtttaactttgtgttagattcaggtttagctttggactcaacagatatgcattcttttgataaacttctgggctatggtgagtcacctggacatcattagagtaaccatgccttcgaggtttttcaaatagtcctatccactgaacttaatacaaaaccttggtttaactggttaggatccataaagggtagcttcggtcagtttcacttagccaaatgcaccaggttgaagtcatatcttcctagacatgcatagactaagttttcctaacgtactatcatccaaaacttcaccagtaccgttggtcaagttaaatcTTGTCCTTTTACTCTAGTCCTAATTATCTTGCCGGGTAGATTGGTTTCAGTTACCCTGTtgagtaaattatttttggaggtgccagctattctagagcctcccctgaattattggctttttattttaagatttttgtatgattagagttggttttagttaagtttcaatatttaatttgtaatttaaatttaagtttttaattttgaattaattaaattggttaaattatctatatttactatttaaattttctttcaatttcaattttattaggttaattgaattatctttctttaatagcttatttttaaagtttaagtttttattaatttttaaattttctagattatctttgacattcaattttaagtttgttaaagtgtttgattttatccttatattttatttgccttttaaattgaaatgattaattggatttattagattagttttatctttaaaatttaattttttgttaattatattatcttggttttggatagcattttctagactgattttatcttgattattaaatactttattaacatttttaacttctaaattcgaatttattttaatgtttgacttatttatgtctagatgatcgcttaattttaaaatttctgaattgattaaattatttgaattgatttggtcattgttctgtttgaccaagtcaaggttgatgccaaattgatcagagtcttgattgacttgatcagaatctagattgttttgtgattttgaatttaaatcatttatatctagattatcatgcagcatacttggaataatttcatacttatttgaatcatcatgctgattatttaaactactattagcaagggtattttggtaaatattactaaccttgagcgcaacccctaattcagtaagcTTTTCTGTTGGATCTGACTCAAGTTTGGATTTGATTTCAACTTGATCCTCTAACTCCAACGGCTCCTCGTGAATTTTAAttaactgggtccaaagctcatatgcattcttgtactttcctagtctgcataaaatattgttaggtaaaacactacAAATAAGTTTACTTACATTTTCGTTCAATTTTGATTCATGAGAAGATTTTCTCAAAATTAGCACATTGtcgaaatctaagcttcctaagaaacattccattcttctcctccagtagttgaaatcttcttgatcgtatggtagtagttcgtgggggttccatccttcttgaagagacattattcttgcacacagagaaacagacagaaaatcccaagacttggtcttggattagcagtgctggaaaaaataatatttcacttttttaaaaaaaaataataaaatattattaaaatattaataaaatatttgaaaaaatattatttcaaaattttgaaaaagtaatattttgtcaatactaaacaatggtgaagagatgacaatgtatttttcaaaaatagttttggagggaaaaaatgaaaggcgtacgatatctaatttttctttaaaaaacacccccctttgcctgattggtggttgcaccaaatcagagcggtacctgctctgatacctcttgttggatcgtgaagtttcGATAGAGggtggtgaatatcgattacaaaaatttcgataagagtaagcgcaacggaaaagaaaatcaatgctaacacagaaccaattttacttggttcggagcctgtgttgactcatactccaaggctcgcacacgagggtgctttcgatgggcaattcactagcaattcgaaaactattacaaactaatacaggaatgctaatgaaaaactaagtaaagttataccgacagAAGAAGAAATCAAAAGAACAGCGTTGTCGGAACTTCGCAGCGTTGCAGGAGCGTAGGAAAGCaaattctgagttgttgttgaagctctgcctctgccccttcttttatatgaagctcggggtgccctggatcccttccgggtgccttgGTGAGACGTggtaggtccaaccagtgagctccacgtggcgacgccgcgtttggataaattttgcctcccgggcggccggatcccttccgagcgcccagaccacctttttCGAGGGAAcatctttcctgcaaaacaaggttagtccgaggcaaatttataacttataacctacaaaacagagtgttagttcagtttatagtttagcaaaaagagtatgacttagattccgtctttccgataccggaatctagtcacgatctcgacttagatatctgaaatgggtctaagccggatcgacgcctaatgttcccttcccgggaacgtgtcttcacagtcactcccttccagtgacttacctttactcacctgccagacgtccgattagcccttcgacccatctggacttctagccaagcgtccggtcagcccgtcgacccgcttggacttctcgccagctatccggtcagcccgtcgacctagctggacttcacgtcaagcgttcggtcagcccgtcaacccgcttggatttcgtgtcagacatccgatcagcccgtcgacctgtctggacttatcctgcacactcggtcagagtgttagatcacgacaaacctaacttaacctgatttgtcattcatcaaaacctgagttagaccgttagtgctaaccacaccaacaataagtgagcatgctctcatgaccaacgacctctcggtcggcattccagactctcgtcccaacacgagttataagtgagcatgctctcacgaccaacgaccccTCGGTTGGGAGTCCAGAATCTCGCCCCAacccgagttataagtgagcatgctctcacgaccaacgacctctcggttggctttccaaactctcaccccatcacgagttataagtgagcatgctctcacagcCAAAGAACCCTCAGTCAGGATATCAAACTCTCGCCCTAgcttgagttataagtgaacatgctctcacgaccaacgagcTCTCGGTCGTCGTTCTAGACTATTGCACTagcacaagttataagtgagcatgctctcatgaccaatgacctctcgatcgcaatttcagactctcgccccagcacgagttataagtgagcatgctctcatgaccaacgacctctcggttggctttccaaactctcaccccatcacgagttataagtgagtatgttctcaggaccaacgacctctcggtcggcattccagactctcaccctagcgcgagttataagtgcgcatgctctcacgaccaacaacctctcggtcaacattctagactctcgccctagtgcgagttataagtgagcatgctctcatgaccaacgacctctcggtcataagtgagcatgctctcatgatcaacgacctctcggttggtgttccagactctcactccaatgcgagttataagtgagcatgctttcatgaccaacaacctcttggtcaggattccagactctcgtcccaacgtgagttataagtgagcatgctctcacgatcaatgacctctcggtcagaaatccaaactctcaccccatcgcgagttataagtgagcatgctctcatgaccaacgacctcttggttggtattccagactctcaccccataactattttaaaaatcactctaaaaactattttaaaccattttaaaaatcctttcaaaaaaaactattttaaaaattattttaaaaattcttttaaaaatcattttaaaaactcttttaaaaattatttaaaacttattatgaaaatcattttaaaaactcttttaaaaattatttaaaactttttttgaaaattattttaaaaacttttaaaaatcattttgaaaattatttaaaaatttttagaaaatcattttaaaaattattttaaaaactcttttaaaaattattttaaaaacttttaaaaatcattttaaaaattattttaaaatttttagaaaatcattttaaaaattcttttaaaaattatttaaaaactcttttaaaaatatttttaaaaattctttaaaaaattatttttaaaattatttttaaaattattttaaaaactcttttaaaaatcattttaaaaattatcttaaaaacttttaaaactcattttaaaaattctttttaaaattatttaaaattatttaaaaaactcttttaaaaattctttttaaaattattttaaaaatcctttttaaaattattttaaaaatcctttttaaaattattttaaaaatcctttttaaaattattttaaaaatcctttttaaaaactattttaaaaatcctttaaaaaaaaactattttaaaaatcattttaaaaactattttaaaaattatgtaaaaaaaaactttaaatcattttgaaaaattcttttaaatattatttttcaatttaataaagttttgttaacttaaaataataataataataataaattattttttatagattattttcactttaaaaatcattatttagactttaaacttatttttaatcttaaacattattttaaccctaaaattctttttaaacttaatttaacttaactgaaaattaaaaattaatattgaaattacaattaaaatttaaaaattttaacttaaacttaaaattaaacttaaacttaaattaaacactaatattaatttaaatctaaaatcaaaactgaaacaAACGTATTTTAATTGTCATGAAACATATTGtaacaatcattttaaaattccttttaaacactgttttagaaatcccGTTAGAAatcctttttttaaaaattaaataaataaaaataaaaataataataataataataatcttttaaattcatttaaaacttagacacctatcttaaaaacttaaattctattaacttaaactttaaacataATTATGTATAACTTAATTGCTTAAGTCTAACTCTATTTGacaactaaaattgacttgaattaaaccttacttaactatgtttaataattttaacttcatgctaacttcaaactaaactaatcctacttaaaaggaagcaaataaaaaaatatatataataactaACACggtcattgaccaactcaatcaattaatatgaaatttaaattattttactaagtattaaattattaaatcaagtaaaaaacaatcaataaactattgataatgattaactatcattaagtttgtaataaattacttattacttattattaagaataactaattattcattaatttcaataatcttattcttataaaaaaaaaactataccaagtatataaaaataattatataaataatatactcgataaacataagtgttactaacacTGCATCCACCAAAACACTTAGGTGCAAAAATGTATTGAGGTGTAAAATTTAATATAACCAAACCGtagtattaacttaagggggagatattaaattaaggggagtaacaaattcagggggaggttcaagtttttctttttatcaaatttctatttaaatctctttagaaaatcctacctcaatttaaaataaataaataaataaataaataaatctcacTTTAAATACTTTTctgtgaatatttttaaaattttcattttaaattatgtcaggtttagggggaggattaaatcaacttatgttcacacttagcaccaaaattattttctctttgaatacCTAATATAtccatttttgaaaactagctttaataaaactaagcttttaaattggattttataaactaagtttttaaaaattgaatcttttgcaaacttagtcttaattagttttgaaactttggttttgaaaaactcttgtttataaagtgtttcaaagttaaaacttattttgaaaatttaaatttttgttagaacttaaaaacttatttttaaaaattagactatctaaacttaacttccctaaacttatacttgaaaattagcttttaaaaactttctctttgaggttgcaaattcatttaattttgcaaaaattatcttcaaaaattactcaaaatatactaagttatgttgctacattagttatttttcaaaacttagttatgttaCAAAAGTTAAGTTACTATATAgtgaaatttaaaactcccccaagttagctTGACATCTTTCTTACAACTTTTATTCTGCTTGAATCCTGTATTGGTTACTTGACTtatgtccttgtttgatgaatgccaaaggggagggataggtggttaagttagatcaACTAAaataagttagagcaactaaatgggaaaaagggggttcggcaggattcgaacccgcaacTCCCAGAACCAAGTCTTAAGCGGAACGCGCAGCTGACCAAGTGCTCCAGCCGtcggttctatttagaaaaggtaggaaaatttacTTAAGAAAGTTAACAGAATTTGggaatttaaaaaggaaattagGGCCCGAGAACCCTAATCCCTCTTTCCCTTCTTCTCTTCGCGCGACGTCGttcctcttctcgggcgaaatcgcagcaAGCAGCCCGgcgtctccggcggtcggcgagcaCCCCTCTCCGTGAAGTCTTCGCAccatcgagctcctctcgtcgagaagagcaagtGGGCGCAAGGAGAGGTCGAGAGCTCGAGTTCTTCCCGAAGCCCTAGCTACTCCTcttcggttgtaagcccaagaacgcaaaggtaagtgcttcctcacctgcggAAGAGTAGTTCGGATTCAGGTAGCTTCTTGTTGTtaatttcgaagcatgtttttaATAAAGGATATGAATTGTGTATATTCGTTGTTTAGCATGTGGTTGGTTGCTTCGGGATTTAGTAGTTGCTTCTTCAACTAAGCTTTGTGATGATTTCCGAAGGAATGATTCAGTCGAACTTAGTGTTTAATGCTCGGGTTTGCTAGGTTGCTGGAGAACTTGCTTGAATTCAATTTGTTGCCACTGTGAATGATCTGTTTTGACTGGAAGTTGTGGTAGGTTTCTGTTGCAGCTTTGTTTTGGTATAACGGTTTAATTTCTATTGAATAGATTTCAGAAGTTTTCGAATCAGAATTGTGTTCCTTGTATTGCTTCTACAGGATTGTTGGTTTGAGTTAGTTTCAGATTCGTTTCCATATCACGATCGTGTTCCTAGTGTTAATGTCGGTCAGATTTGAACTATGTGTATACAATTTAACGTGGTTCTATTTTTCCGAATAGATGTGGATTTGGTTGGGATTCAAAGGATCCGAGTTTGATTTGAGATTCTTTTTGGATTTCAAAATATATGGTTAAGTAATGCAGTTTATTTTTAGTAGTTCAGGTTATAGATTTCTTTTGCATATCGGTTATAGATCTTTTATAGAGCTGTTGGGCATGAGCAGATTGTATAATGAGTAGTGTCCATTAGCTATTAGTTGAGCATAAATAATTTcctttgctgccatgaaactcaaTTCGAATTGTGTAGTATTGAAAAGTTGGGTAGTATattagtttctttagttttcgtTTGCTGTTCattatagcatgagcagtattgatttatCTCTGTACAGCATTGGAATAGTTAGAGAATTtttgagtagcatgcattctttgctttctttcttttatctctgttgtagcaagatttaaggttttaattccaacaagttttagatttagtttacaCTTGAATGATATgcaaaatttaataagtattacttgcagattttcataagtgttGCATGCAGAACTTTAATCTTAgatcagatttttgttaagcttaatatgcaaaatttgattagcatagtaggcagattttttgtttaagcatttcaaagttagaatttgcttaaacattttagtttctttttaaagaagtattcttttagaagtattaacaaatataagaaagataaagaaaagaaagaaaaaggccaaggccttaagtagatccctaagtcaagactttagggatttttgcacacaaggtgctaaagaaaatgccgaggcattatatattaagaagtattaaaagataacaagtattttacttttatcggtggcactgtactggactctcagttgttcttgggttgggctcccatagtcgtccctaggtttagataacctagtagtaatggcacggccgacggccgacggtcgacggccgacggtcgacggccgacgatcgacgacccgagggtcgccaaatgggtcgggtcgttacaatagtaaaccctactagattcgggaccagctatctcgggtctagttagggatgcgcgcatagcaagtacaattgtcgggcccaagaagaaagttgattattattttgaagtattataagtataagtttttgaacaagtaaaata
Coding sequences:
- the LOC122048407 gene encoding rapid alkalinization factor 23-like, which encodes MGSNSRASSFLLLLLFLFASQPCWKPAAASPGRWRTACNETEGSGSRCRVEVEGEGEEAEEFQFDSEISRRLLAGSDSRGVSYAGLDPNKPICYSQNGQPYNCAGRSGNPPSRGCSIYQQCRVGG